Sequence from the Panulirus ornatus isolate Po-2019 chromosome 5, ASM3632096v1, whole genome shotgun sequence genome:
ctcgatatccttaatcaccatagagaatatcacatattcccaaattttcattaaaatctgaacaagttgaaaatctgagccaaatattatccaaggctatagccttggatttttcttgatttttttgaaaaaatagattttcctcaaaatttcagcataaatgcttttacctctcctgaatacgaatctgtggtgaaaaccttaaagttcgtgtaattagtcgagaaattagcatattaatataattataattaatactaagtatgtaattaagcgctcaattttaggaaatgcagtcttttgactcgatatccttaatcaccatatagaataccacatattcccaaattttcattaaaatctgaacaagttgaaaatctgagccaaatattatccaaggctatagccttggatttttcttgatttttttgaaaaaatagattttcctcaaaatgtcagcatagatgcttttacgtctgctcaataagaatctgtggtcaaaaccgtaaaattcgtgcaattagtcgagtgattagcatattaatataattataattaatattagatatgtaattaagcgcttaattttaggaaatgtagtcttttgactcgatatccttaatcaccatatagaataccacatattcccaaattttcattaaaatctgaacaagttgaaaatcttatccaaatattatccttggatttttcttgatttttttttgaaaaaatacattttcctcaaaatttcagcatagatgcttttacgtctgttcaataagaatctgtggtcaaaaccttaaaattctttcaattagtcgagtgattagcatattgataaaactatgattaatattaagtatgtaattaagcgcttagttttacgaaatgcagtcttttgactcgatatccttaatcaccatatagaataccacatattcctaaattttcattaaaatctaaacaagttgaaaatctgagcccaaTATTATCCAAGTtgaaaaatcaattttttttgaaaaaatagattcacctcgaaatttcagtatatatgcttttacctctgcttaataagaatatgtggtcaaaaccttaaagttcgtgtaattagtccagaaattagcatattaatataattataattaatcttaagtatgtaattaagcgcttaaattaacgaaatgcagtcttttgactcgatatccttgaaCAGCATATAAATAACGTTTATAcgcagatttccattaaaatctgaacaagttgaaaatctgtcgcaaatattatccaagccttggatttttcttgatttttttgaaaaaatagattttcctcaaaatttctgcatatatgcttttacgtctgctgaataagaatcagtggtcaaaaccttaaaattcgtgtaatttgtccaaaagttagcatattaatataattataattaatcttaagtatggaattaagcgcttaattttacgaaatgcagcctttttactcgatattcttaatcagcatatagaataacacttatacgctgattttcattaaaatctggacaagttgaaaatctgatcgaaatattatccaaggccttggatttttcttgatttttttgaaaaaatagattttcctcaaaatttcagcatagatgcttttacctctgctgaataagaatctgtggtcaaaaccttacaattcgtgtaattagtcgagtgattaggatattgatataattatgattaatattaagtatgtaattaagctcttaattctacgaaatgcagtcttttgaatcgatatccttaatcagcatatagaatagcactgataaccagattttcattaaaatatgaataaaatatgattttttgaaaaaatagattttcctcaaaatttcagcatagatgcttttacgtctgctgaataagaatccttggtcaaaaccttaaaattcgcttaattagttgagtgattagcatattaatataattataattaatattaagtatgtaattaagcgcttaattttacgaaatacagtcttttgactcgatatccttaatcaccatatagagtagcactgataaccagattttcattaaaatctgaacaagttgaaaatctgaggcaaatattatgcaaggccttggatttttcttgatttttttgaaaaaatagattttcctcaaaatttcagcatagatgcttttacctctgctgaataagaatctgtggtcaaaaccttaaaattcgtgtaattactgaGCTGTTTTCTCGTATCATAAAGTTGGGATGCTATTGCTGCCCGCCCTCACATCACCCGAGTCATAGACCATCACCGCGCCACAGACCATCTCGGTCATCCGCGTTTGCCTTTGTTCAGTCGTGGATCGTGTGCTGTGGTTTACACCCAACCACGGAGCGAGTCCCAGTGGGTTTCAGTATAGTGATAGTAACGACGtgatcttactctctctctctctctctctctctctctctctctctcagtagagtGCCCATGTCCAGCAAGCCGTCTCATGTGGCAACGTTATGACGACTTTGTTATATGATCATTGATGGGGGTTTTAAAGTGGCACGGAGGTGCTGGAGCAAGAGTGgttaagggaagaggagaggaacacacacacacacacacacacacattgatgggGGTTTTAAAGTGGCACGGAGGTGCTGGAGCCAGAGTGgttaagggaagaggagaggaacacacacacacacacacatatgcttaaCATCCCCTCCGCCTCCACTTCCTAACCGTGGGGTTCATTCTTGGCCGGGCCTGTGGtggtgtcccgtgtgtgtgtaataactggACAGAAGGTTTTACTGGTCACGTGCAGCCATCCCGTTTGATCCCTGGCCATTATATTGGTGTTTGTTGCACTGCTGCATTGTTTAGGTGGGAGGTCTTCAAGACGACCACGGCTGGCCAcctgcgcgcgcgtgcgtgtgtgtgtttgtgtgtgtgtgtgtgtgtgtgtgtgtgttcctctcctcttcccttaacCACGCTGGCACCTCCGTGCCACTTTAAAACcccatcaatgtgtgtgtgtgtgtgtgtgtgtgcgggtataattacctatttgtactgtacagggagggagttttactcattcgtgtgtgtgtttgtgtatgtgtgagtttcTCAGATTTCATATTTAGAGAAGAAAGTTTACTCTCGATTGCACATTTCCGACCGTGAACCAGCTGGTGTTTGAAAATACAGTAGGGGAAAGAGAACCTGAGACAGCCAGTAAGTAAAGTGAACTCTGTGTACGTAACTCTAGAATGGTAAGATGAGCGTCTCTAGAGCAAGCTTCTCTAGAGCAGTATTATTCCAGTTATTATCCTcagtcctcatcatcatcttggaAGGGACTCGTATTTAGTTTCAGTATTTTACAAGATGCATGATTATCCCCTCGAACGAGGAGTCATAAGGTATGTCACGACTGGACCCCGTCTACATGTAGGTGTAGATGAAGGGAGTTCGAAACGATGATGGTACAGTCGAAGTTCGTCCTCGGCTCGGTCTCGCACCCGGCCAACCAACGAACGGCCTTTGCCATTGCAGAGGTGGTGATGAGCGAGGTTGCAGGAGACGGCCCGGGTACCAAGGTACGTCTGTAAAGATGTTcctgacgtgcgtgtgtgtgggtcgggtgaCGACCTCCCCTTACTTGAGTCATCGCTCTCACTTGCTCAGCAAatggctcgctctctctctctctctctctctctctctctctctctctctctctctctctctctctctctctctctctctctctctctctctctctctctatctatctatctatctatttatctctatctctTTTCCCATTTCTACGCCCGACACCCCTCCAAGACGCGCTGTTCCGTCCCGCCTCGCTTACCACCCGCCTTCTCCTCTTGTTAAGGCGTCTTTACCACTGCGAGCAGCTCAGCTCTTGTGTGTTTCTGTCACTGGGCTAACgaggccttttttttgttttttcgtccCCCGTCTGCGCCCACATCGTTTGCATCTTGAGAGTTTGAGCAAGACGCACAACCTTGTTCTCGTGTGTAGTTTTATGATATTTATTAAAGTGTAACAGTATTGCTGACGGGTTGGATTGTGGTGGTATCTGATGCctgtatctttttctctctcttttccaggtaTGTGGAACACGATCCCAGGCCCCTGCATTAAGGTAAGACCCAGAGGGAGTTGAAGACGGAGACGCAGATTCGGATAGATTTAAAAAAAGGAGTTTAGATTAATCTTGAGTAGAAGGCAGAGTTTGATTGTCTTGTAGCTGTAAATGTAGGGGTGGAGGCCTAAGGATTGAGAAGGGTGAAGgatatgtaggagagagagaaagagaatatctgaggaaaggggggaaaaaaaggtatttgAGATTATAAGACACTTTCACAACttggagaaggatgaggagggaacTGTTATTGAGGGTTTTGGAAAGTAGAAGACACAGGTGCAAGTAAGGTGTGATAGGAAGGTAGAAAACGCAAGGAGGATATTGTAGTAATACGCGAGCTAGGGCAAGGTATCGCAGAATTCACTGGATGAAACTtcgtgttagtggatggttgggCTCACGTCCGACAACTGTGTTCCTCGCtggtaagggtaagatagatgtccAGCGTCGCGAAGGGCGAAGGTGGTAAAGACAAGACTTCGGCTGCGCTGACGCATGAGGGAGACCTGGTGAGGTGAGTGTAGATGACAGGTGTGTGGACGTGGCTGGTGACAGGGTGGGGACGTGTCGAAGTAACCGGAGGTAACTGGTATAACACGGTTGAGGACTTGGCGAGGTGAGGTAAGTGAAGGTGACAGGCGGGAgacgtggtgaggtgtgtggaagTGACGGTTCAGAGATGTGGTCAGGTGAGCGGAGGCGACAGGTAAGGACGTGGTGAGGTGTCCGGTGGCTTAAGCGTAAGCGTTTGGGGCGACACACCGGCGCGGCGCCGTGctctgtggagtgtgtgtgtgtgtatgtcatgggATGTTCTTTGTGGGGCGGTACGCCGCACAGCCAACCCATCTGGTCGTGTCCTCTCAAGGTTTACACTGACAGGTTTTCGCATTCAGTGTCTTAACGCTACGAGAACagtagaggaggatgaaaggaaagacGTGAGCGATGTTCGGGGGGGTTGTGTGAAGCCCCGCCTCAACGCCCTTTGTGTGGCGAGGTCGTCGTCAGTCATTCTGGCGCATCTGTGGCAGGTTTATTTAGCAGTGTTTCTGACCTTGTCTGTTATGGGCCTGAGTTGTACCAAGACAGAGCCCCGCGAGAACCACCTGATCCTGCAGCAGGAGGTGTACTACTTTTGTCTGGTCTTCGTGTCCTGTAGGGGGTTGGCGGCCGTGTCTCTTCCTCACTGGAGGCCCAGcttttggatgtatatatattttcgttcTCTTAACTCATCCAGCTCTTTTGAGGGGCTTCCCTGCAGGGGAATCGAAGGACGACGGCCTTGAACTATCCCGGCGAGATAAAACTTATATGCTCTAGGAAAGGGACACCCTTTGACATCATACCGAACCTGTCACCAGCACGTCATGCCAGAAGGATCATAAGTGTGGCAAAACCAGATGTTGATAACGTCAGAACTGTCTTAAACTACACAGATGTTGAGGTCCTGTGGAAAATAGATTGGCCAGGTCTCTGCCCAGCAGGGAACTTTTGTTTCCCGAACGGTCCTTGCTAAGTTTATCGAGAATAAGATGTTCAGGAACATATACACGACGTACATTGGAAGTAAGCTGGAAAATATGTCGCAGCAGTCTGGCCTCTTCACTTCAGGAGCCAATATAGACCTGTTGGAAAGGATGCAGAGAAAGGCAACAAGAGTGGTTTCCAATGCCGGGTATAGTGAGCTACGAGCAAGGGAGGGAAGCCTAATATCTGCCCACTTTGGTATGAAGAAGGATTAGGGATGACATGATATCTTCATGTAGATTCCCAGAGACCCTTGACGATTTGAACAAAAGAGCAGTCCTCTGAAACTGAAGGAGACTTCAGGAACCCGAGGACACACCAGGAAGTGAGGCAAGAACAGTGTGTAGAGGGACGAGGAAGTTTCTCCTCAGCAGCAGTAGAGCCACGACGGTCACGTGGATCAAGCTATATACAAAGAAGAGTCGATACGAGTACCATTGGAGAATTCGAAACCCAGTGTGATAAAAGTACGAGAATATGACGTGGGACCTCAGAAGTGTAAAGCACTTTCCACACACCTATGCACAGATAGGCAATAGGTTTCTCTATATCATGTGCCGTATGAGAGACTGTGGAGACGGTCTATGACAGTGTGTGACCAACATTCAGGTTCACGTCCATCTGGGAAGGTCTCGGTGTATGTCAGATGCTGCCGACGACGTCAGCGTAAAGCAGAAGGTCTTGGTATTTTGAGAACCTCAACCCCCCACAGCAAACCACACGAAGGCCACCACCTTCTTAACGGTTTAATTTAATTACACCGAGAGCCCCAGTCGTAGAAGGGATATAAGGCTCCAGGTGGAGTCGATCTACGCACTCGAGCAGGCTTCATCCGACTCCTACAGTCTCGCTTTGTTGGAAGTAGCGGACAGAAGCTAGCTTGAGCTCCCACTTGCACCATGGCCAACATGACAGGGCCCCAGGTGGCTTATTACAGGTGAGTGTGATGTGCCGTTGCTCTTCTCACGCTAGTCTGTGCAGGTCTTCATACCATACTAGTCCATCAGTGGTCTGTACACGTCCTCTTGTAGGGACACCACGCAGACCAACATTGGTCTGTCCACCTCCTCTTGTAGGGACATCATACTACTCCATCACTGATCTATACTCAcgcatattgtatatatatatatatatatatatatatatatatatatatatatatatatatatatatatatatatatatatatatatatatatattggataaaattggataactatattgttgataagctttgtaaacaattcaccttcttgtccacataataagtttatgatacgctcgttgtctgtcttggacaatcacatgtttgccaaatggcgtccaagctacgtctcttcgttgtatatcatctgactgttatttctctcttgtatctccccttatgatgtgattattacacgaaagtgcacttgggaacttatcgtgtttcattttccccgtggactcattggattatcttaatcacgcgcaaaattgtgatcctttccaatatatatatatatatatatatatatatatatatatatatatatatatatatatatatatatatatatatatatatataaacagtcatGTATTTAAAGCCCATTGATAGATATAGTCTGGTTTATTTTCCTAACTGCCCGTCTGCTTCCTCAGCCAAAATGAACCCTCCTTCGGCTACCCCGATGGCGTCAGCATCGTGGACTTCGTACCAGAAACCATCAAAAGCATGGTCCACCAGCACTGGTACAGCTTCCCCCCTGTCAACCCCATGTGGCACTACCTCCTGGGTGTCATCTACATCTTCCTCGGGTTCTTCTCCATCGTTGGTAATGGCCTCGTCATCTACCTGTACACGAAGAGCAAGGTAAGATCCGTACACCACCGCTGTTCCATCTTCTGCATGATATTGATGGTCGTATATGGACGATCATAATTCAGGTGGGAACAATACTCATTGAGGAACGCTTCGGCAGGCTCTGAAGACCCCAGCCAACCTCCTGGTAGTGAACTTGGCGCTCTCCGACCTCATCATGTTGACCACCAACTTCCCTCCCTTCGCTTACAACTGCTTCAGCGGAGGACGATGGATGTTCAGCGCCTTCTACTGCGAGCTGTACGCTGCCCTTGGTGAGTGATGGAGGGTGTCTTTCCAACGTCGCTGAAATTTCCAATGATCAATATTACATAGATGAAAGAGTAATTATTTCTAAtcatcaccaacttcatttggtcAACAAATGCTAACTCTTTTTGAGGCTAAAGATATGCAGTATCTTTTTATCAtcggagagagatggttgagagCATAATTATGTAGCAGCCTCGCCTCATCTTAACGCATAATAATTCTCATACTCCAAACATGAAGGCAGGAGAATAATAACCAAATACTGTGGTCACCAGGCGCCGTGACCGGTGTGTGCAGCATCTGGACACTTGGCATGATCTCCTGGGACAGGTACAACATCATCTGCAACGGTTTCAACGGCCCTAAGCTGACCCAGGGTAAGGCAGTAGTTATGTGTCTCTTCTGCTGGTGCATGGCCATCGGCTGGGCTCTCCCACCCTTCTTCGGCTGGGGCAAGTACATCCCCGAGGGCATCCTCGACTCCTGCAGCTACGACTACCTCACACAGGACTTCATGGTAAGAAGAGTCGTCAAAACGTTGTCGCTCATTCAAATGTTTCTCGTTACATTGAAAATCCAGAATGGCGCCCCAGTTGGTACTGTACTAACAGAGCCATTGTCTCCCACGGACAGACCAAGAGCTACAACATGTGCATCATCTTCTTCGACTTCTGCCTGCCCTGCGCCCTCATCGTCTGCTCCTACGTCTTCATCGTGAAGGCCATCTTCGCTCACGAAGCCGCCATGCGCGCCCAGGCCAAGAAGATGAACGTGGCTAACCTCCGCTCCAATGTAAGGTTCTTCTATTCCTCCAGATCTTTCCTTGATTTGGCTATCTGCTTATTCACATACCCTGTCCAGTACGTAGCATGGGAACCCACATAGCAGTAGAGACACACACTGGAACAGCTCACAGAACTCACGAAGGAAAACTAATACGTTCCCAAAGGCCAGGGTAACGATATGTATGCAAATGCGTTTACACAGTACAAAGATACAATGCTGCAGGTGTTGTGTGATAGGAAAAACACATACGAGATGGCAACTTCGCTGAACGTAGAGTAAGAATATATACCTGTGATCATATGATTGTAGTCCATATGTCTTAAGCAGTGTAGGAGAATAGGTGAGGAGTGATGAGATTATGAACGTCATCAAAGCATAACTTGTTGTTGAGAGGAGACAGtatactgacagacagacagacaggagggggaaggaagggtagaATGAATGGCATGTAACCTTATACGGACTTTATAAGGTAGACCGGATCACGGTTCAGTAGATGTGGGAGTTGTATTCCACATTA
This genomic interval carries:
- the LOC139748114 gene encoding compound eye opsin BCRH1-like, which codes for MANMTGPQVAYYSQNEPSFGYPDGVSIVDFVPETIKSMVHQHWYSFPPVNPMWHYLLGVIYIFLGFFSIVGNGLVIYLYTKSKALKTPANLLVVNLALSDLIMLTTNFPPFAYNCFSGGRWMFSAFYCELYAALGAVTGVCSIWTLGMISWDRYNIICNGFNGPKLTQGKAVVMCLFCWCMAIGWALPPFFGWGKYIPEGILDSCSYDYLTQDFMTKSYNMCIIFFDFCLPCALIVCSYVFIVKAIFAHEAAMRAQAKKMNVANLRSNEAESQRAEIRIAKTAIANVSLWLVCWTPYAVITIQGVSGNYENITPLVTMLPALLAKSASCYNPFVYAISHPKFRLAITQHMPWFCVHENQPKSEDNKSNSTEAQEKA